In the Euphorbia lathyris chromosome 5, ddEupLath1.1, whole genome shotgun sequence genome, one interval contains:
- the LOC136230187 gene encoding kinesin-like protein KIN-4A isoform X1, which translates to METSENCSVKVALHIRPLIGDERVQGCKECVIVTPGKPQVQIGTHFFTFDHVYGNDASPSSTMFEECVAPLVDGLFQGYNATVLAYGQTGSGKTYTMGTNFKDGSQTGLIPQVMNVLFNKIQTLKHHSEFQLHVSFIEILKEEVRDLLDSVSVTKSMTANGHSGKVSVPGRPPIQIRESSNGVITLAGSNEVAVSTLHEMAACLEQGSLCRATGSTNMNNQSSRSHAIFTITLEQIRKLHSVSPVNDNPDEDMGEEYICAKLHLVDLAGSERAKRTGSDGLRLKEGIHINRGLLALGNVISALGDDKKRKEGVHVPYRDSKLTRLLQDSLGGNSKTVMIACISPADINAEETLNTLKYANRARNIQNKLVVNRDLISNEVQQMRQQVRYLQAELCARGSPTDEVQVLKQRIAWLEASNKDLSRELHEYRSRRSVVEQCEIDSQEGHSNFARSDGLKRDFQSMDSSDYQINEETSGKNSGDIDEIAKEWEYALMQSTMDKELNELNRRLERKESEMKLFGEVDTEALKQHFRKKIMDLEEDKRVVQQERDCLLTKIENRAANSNGQTLKTQDIDSQKSKALEAQILDLKRKQENQVDLLKQKQRSEEAAKRLQAEIQHIKAQKVQLQHKIKQEAEQFRQWKASREKEVLQLRKEGRRNDYERHKLEAQHQRQKLVLQRKTEEATMATRRLKQLLEARKSSSRENSFNSNGHASLQGNEKSLRRLLDHELEVMVNVHEVRFQYEKQRQEHTKLEDELALLKQTDQLDSDSSSRKGKNGHSRLHLMSPPHARMARISSLENMLSISSNALTAMASQLSDAGERERSLISRGHWNQLRTMGEAKNLLQYMFATTAEARCRLWDKDMEIKDLTDQMKELINLLQQSEAQMKELAEEQKMKEQAIAIALATSSLGGSCTSSTHYLDNSSGPLSPMSLPAPKQLKFTPGIANASARETAAFLDLTRKMVPVGQLSMKKLVAAGQNGKLWRWKRSHHQWLLQFKWKWQKPWKLSEWIKHSDETIMRSKPRAQLLVDMI; encoded by the exons ATGGAGACATCGGAGAATTGTAGTGTTAAGGTTGCACTTCATATTCGTCCGCTTATCGGCGATGAACGCGTTCAAGGTTGCAAAGAATGTGTCATTGTTACACCTGGGAAGCCCCAG GTGCAAATTGGTAcacatttttttacttttgaccatgtatatggaaatgatgcttCTCCATCATCCACCATGTTTGAAGAATGTGTTGCTCCACTTGTTGATGGTTTGTTCCAAGGATACAACGCTACCGTGCTTGCATATGGTCAG ACAGGGTCGGGGAAAACATATACGATGGGGACTAACTTCAAAGATGGTAGCCAGACTGGATTGATTCCGCAAGTTATGAATGTATTGTTCAATAAGATTCAGACATTAAAGCATCACTCAGAATTTCAGTTGCATGTGTCATTTATTGAG ATTCTAAAAGAAGAAGTCAGAGACCTGCTGGATTCTGTATCTGTGACTAAATCAATGACTGCTAATGGACATTCTGGGAAAGTTTCTGTTCCTGGGAGGCCCCCAATACAAATTCGTGAATCGTCAAATGGAGTTATAACACTAGCAGGATCAAATGAAGTAGCTGTCAGTACATTGCATGAAATGGCTGCTTGCCTGGAGCAAGGATCATTATGCAGAGCAACAGGAAGTACAAATATGAACAACCAGTCTAG TCGGTCGCATGCAATATTCACGATCACATTAGAACAAATCCGCAAACTGCATTCAGTTTCTCCTGTTAATGACAATCCAGATGAGGATATGGGTGAGGAGTATATCTGTGCAAAGCTCCATTTGGTAGATCTAGCTGGATCTGAGCGAGCAAAGAGAACTGGTTCTGATGGTCTCCGTTTAAAAGAAG GCATACACATAAATAGGGGACTTCTTGCTCTTGGTAATGTCATCAGTGCACTTGGGGATGATAAAAAGCGGAAAGAAGGAGTTCATGTTCCATACCGAGATAGTAAACTGACTCGACTCTTGCAG GATTCACTTGGTGGAAACAGCAAGACTGTTATGATAG CTTGCATCAGTCCTGCTGATATCAATGCCGAGGAAACTCTGAACACTCTCAAATATGCAAATCGTGCTCGAAACATTCAGAATAAGCTTGTT GTCAATAGAGATTTAATATCCAATGAGGTGCAACAAATGCGCCAACAGGTAAGGTACCTACAAGCAGAACTTTGTGCTCGGGGTTCTCCAACAGATGAAGTCCAG GTCCTGAAGCAAAGGATTGCCTGGCTTGAGGCTAGCAATAAGGACCTTTCTCGAGAACTTCATGAATATCGCAGCCGTCGTTCTGTTGTAGAGCAGTGTGAAATTGATTCCCAA GAAGGCCATTCTAATTTTGCAAGAAGTGATGGACTGAAGAGGGACTTCCAAAGTATGGACTCATCTGACTATCAAATAAATGAAGAAACGTCAG GTAAAAATTCTGGGGATATTGATGAAATAGCAAAAGAGTGGGAGTATGCACTCATGCAAAGTACCATGGATAAAGAATTGAATGAGCTTAATAGGCGTTTAGAGCGAAAAGAG TCTGAGATGAAACTATTCGGAGAGGTTGACACTGAAGCTTTGAAACAGCATTTCAGGAAGAAAATCATGGACCTTGAGGAAGATAAAAGAGTTGTACAG CAAGAGCGAGATTGTTTGTTGACTAAAATTGAGAACCGTGCTGCAAATTCTAATGGTCAGACACTGAAGACACAAGATATTGATTCACAAAAATCGAAAGCACTGGAAGCACAA ATTTTAGATCTTAAAAGGAAACAAGAAAACCAGGTTGACCTTTTAAAGCAGAAACAAAGAAGTGAGGAAGCAGCAAAGCGGTTGCAAGCTGAAATACAACATATCAAGGCCCAAAAG GTTCAGCTGCAGCACAAGATAAAACAAGAAGCAGAACAATTTCGACAATGGAAAGCCTCAAGAGAGAAGGAAGTGCTTCAG CTAAGGAAGGAAGGCAGAAGAAATGACTACGAGCGACATAAACTTGAAGCACAACATCAGCGACAAAAATTG GTTCTTCAAAGAAAGACAGAAGAGGCAACAATGGCTACCAGAAGGTTGAAGCAGCTTTTGGAAGCTCGCAAGTCTTCATCGCGTGAAAACtctt TTAATTCCAATGGACATGCATCATTACAG GGAAATGAAAAATCTTTACGAAGGTTGCTTGATCATGAACTAGAAGTCATGGTGAATGTGCATGAAGTTCGTTTTCAGTATGAGAAGCAGAGACAAGA ACACACCAAATTGGAAGACGAGTTAGCCTTGTTAAAACAAACTGATCAGTTAGATTCTGACAGTAGTTCGCGAAAAGGAAAGAATGGACATTCCAG GTTGCATTTGATGTCACCACCACATGCAAGAATGGCAAGAATATCTTCTCTGGAGAACATGCTGAGCATATCTTCAAATGCATTAACGGCAATGGCTTCACAACTTTCGGATGCAGGAGAAAGAGAGCGTTCCTTAATCAGTCGAGGACACTGGAATCAATTACGCACAATGGGAGAAGCTAAGAATCTTCTTCAGTATATGTTTGCTACTACTGCGGAAGCAAG GTGCCGATTGTGGGATAAGGATATGGAAATTAAGGACTTAACGGACCAAATGAAGGAACTCATAAATCTACTGCAACAAAGTGAGGCTCAGATGAAAGAACTTGCTGAGGAACAAAAGATGAAAGAACAAGCTATTGCTATTGCCTTAGCTACATCGTCTTTG GGTGGCTCATGTACTTCATCAACACACTATTTGGACAACTCGAGTGGTCCTTTGTCTCCTATGTCACTTCCAGCACCAAAGCAACTAAAATTTACTCCTGGCATTGCTAATGCATCCGCCAGAGAGACTGCAGCATTTCTAGATCTTACACGGAAG ATGGTACCAGTTGGGCAGTTGTCAATGAAGAAACTGGTAGCTGCTGGACAAAATGGAAAACTCTGGAGGTGGAAGAGAAGTCATCATCAATGGTTATTACAGTTCAAATGGAAGTGGCAGAAGCCTTGGAAGCTCTCTGAATGGATTAAACACAGTGATGAGACAATCATGAGATCGAAGCCTCGTGCACAGCTCCTTGTTGATATGATATGA
- the LOC136229876 gene encoding LOW QUALITY PROTEIN: transcription repressor OFP4-like (The sequence of the model RefSeq protein was modified relative to this genomic sequence to represent the inferred CDS: deleted 1 base in 1 codon; substituted 1 base at 1 genomic stop codon) has product MGGRRRRRTNLPKTQPPPSISPKPKSTRFSYSYPRKFYYFPRNLAPDSPNSISQFHHPPTKCKSKPSKFNNTILQSSSPKLLTSSVLADCTLWTNKSSDSPPDYSVFSSSYSSVDNSFRSDRILPTKSFDKMVARSTSNGVCHEIGNSDDIIINVDSKSLSANFDKLELSDLDLLPIITKPVQFDAKVEDVKKKTXTLEKTRHRKNSAKYKQTNENDSLVKETKDINNSKSNRRHVNSPGLRLRVNTPRIGSQRISGGRKIMSSCSSSSSQQSLLDSLAVVKSSNDPQRDFKELFLIFEGIVKREIKANTFKFN; this is encoded by the exons ATGGgtggaagaaggagaagaagaacaaaCCTCCCAAAAACACAACCTCCTCCTTCAATTTCACCTAAGCCTAAATCAACCCGCTTCTCCTACTCCTATCCAAGAAAATTCTACTACTTCCCTCGAAACCTTGCCCCTGATTCTCCTAATTCCATCTCCCAATTTCATCATCCACCTACTAAATGTAAATCTAAACCCTCCAAATTCAACAACACAATCCTCCAATCTTCCTCTCCCAAACTACTCACTTCCTCTGTCTTGGCCGACTGTACTCTTTGGACTAACAAATCCTCCGATTCACCGCCTGATTACTCCGTTTTTTCTAGCTCTTACAGTTCCGTTGACAATTCCTTCAGGTCCGACCGAATTCTTCCCACGAAGTCATTTGATAAAATGGTGGCCCGCTCGACTTCTAATGGCGTTTGTCATGAAATCGGCAACTCCGATGATATAATCATCAATGTCGACAGTAAATCGCTTTCTGCAAATTTTGATAAACTGGAATTATCTGATCTTGATCTTCTGCCAATTATAACAAAGCCTGTCCAATTCGACGCTAAGGTTGAAGATGTGAAGAAGAAGACC TAGACCTTAGAGAAAACGAGACACAGAAAAAACTCAGCCAAATACAAACAAACCAATGAAAATGACTCTTTGGTTAAAGAAACCAAAGACATAAATAATTCCAAAAGCAACAGGAGACATGTGAATTCGCCGGGATTGCGACTGAGAGTGAACACGCCGAGAATCGGTAGCCAGAGAATTAGTGGTGGAAGGAAGATCATGTCGTCGTGTTCAAGTTCAAGCTCTCAGCAGAGTCTGTTGGATAGTCTGGCAGTAGTGAAATCGTCAAATGATCCGCAGAGAGATTTCAAGGAATTGTTCCTAATATTTGAAGGAATTGTAAAAAGAGAAATCAAAGCAAACACattcaaattcaattga
- the LOC136230187 gene encoding kinesin-like protein KIN-4A isoform X3: MGEEYICAKLHLVDLAGSERAKRTGSDGLRLKEGIHINRGLLALGNVISALGDDKKRKEGVHVPYRDSKLTRLLQDSLGGNSKTVMIACISPADINAEETLNTLKYANRARNIQNKLVVNRDLISNEVQQMRQQVRYLQAELCARGSPTDEVQVLKQRIAWLEASNKDLSRELHEYRSRRSVVEQCEIDSQEGHSNFARSDGLKRDFQSMDSSDYQINEETSGKNSGDIDEIAKEWEYALMQSTMDKELNELNRRLERKESEMKLFGEVDTEALKQHFRKKIMDLEEDKRVVQQERDCLLTKIENRAANSNGQTLKTQDIDSQKSKALEAQILDLKRKQENQVDLLKQKQRSEEAAKRLQAEIQHIKAQKVQLQHKIKQEAEQFRQWKASREKEVLQLRKEGRRNDYERHKLEAQHQRQKLVLQRKTEEATMATRRLKQLLEARKSSSRENSFNSNGHASLQGNEKSLRRLLDHELEVMVNVHEVRFQYEKQRQEHTKLEDELALLKQTDQLDSDSSSRKGKNGHSRLHLMSPPHARMARISSLENMLSISSNALTAMASQLSDAGERERSLISRGHWNQLRTMGEAKNLLQYMFATTAEARCRLWDKDMEIKDLTDQMKELINLLQQSEAQMKELAEEQKMKEQAIAIALATSSLGGSCTSSTHYLDNSSGPLSPMSLPAPKQLKFTPGIANASARETAAFLDLTRKMVPVGQLSMKKLVAAGQNGKLWRWKRSHHQWLLQFKWKWQKPWKLSEWIKHSDETIMRSKPRAQLLVDMI, translated from the exons ATGGGTGAGGAGTATATCTGTGCAAAGCTCCATTTGGTAGATCTAGCTGGATCTGAGCGAGCAAAGAGAACTGGTTCTGATGGTCTCCGTTTAAAAGAAG GCATACACATAAATAGGGGACTTCTTGCTCTTGGTAATGTCATCAGTGCACTTGGGGATGATAAAAAGCGGAAAGAAGGAGTTCATGTTCCATACCGAGATAGTAAACTGACTCGACTCTTGCAG GATTCACTTGGTGGAAACAGCAAGACTGTTATGATAG CTTGCATCAGTCCTGCTGATATCAATGCCGAGGAAACTCTGAACACTCTCAAATATGCAAATCGTGCTCGAAACATTCAGAATAAGCTTGTT GTCAATAGAGATTTAATATCCAATGAGGTGCAACAAATGCGCCAACAGGTAAGGTACCTACAAGCAGAACTTTGTGCTCGGGGTTCTCCAACAGATGAAGTCCAG GTCCTGAAGCAAAGGATTGCCTGGCTTGAGGCTAGCAATAAGGACCTTTCTCGAGAACTTCATGAATATCGCAGCCGTCGTTCTGTTGTAGAGCAGTGTGAAATTGATTCCCAA GAAGGCCATTCTAATTTTGCAAGAAGTGATGGACTGAAGAGGGACTTCCAAAGTATGGACTCATCTGACTATCAAATAAATGAAGAAACGTCAG GTAAAAATTCTGGGGATATTGATGAAATAGCAAAAGAGTGGGAGTATGCACTCATGCAAAGTACCATGGATAAAGAATTGAATGAGCTTAATAGGCGTTTAGAGCGAAAAGAG TCTGAGATGAAACTATTCGGAGAGGTTGACACTGAAGCTTTGAAACAGCATTTCAGGAAGAAAATCATGGACCTTGAGGAAGATAAAAGAGTTGTACAG CAAGAGCGAGATTGTTTGTTGACTAAAATTGAGAACCGTGCTGCAAATTCTAATGGTCAGACACTGAAGACACAAGATATTGATTCACAAAAATCGAAAGCACTGGAAGCACAA ATTTTAGATCTTAAAAGGAAACAAGAAAACCAGGTTGACCTTTTAAAGCAGAAACAAAGAAGTGAGGAAGCAGCAAAGCGGTTGCAAGCTGAAATACAACATATCAAGGCCCAAAAG GTTCAGCTGCAGCACAAGATAAAACAAGAAGCAGAACAATTTCGACAATGGAAAGCCTCAAGAGAGAAGGAAGTGCTTCAG CTAAGGAAGGAAGGCAGAAGAAATGACTACGAGCGACATAAACTTGAAGCACAACATCAGCGACAAAAATTG GTTCTTCAAAGAAAGACAGAAGAGGCAACAATGGCTACCAGAAGGTTGAAGCAGCTTTTGGAAGCTCGCAAGTCTTCATCGCGTGAAAACtctt TTAATTCCAATGGACATGCATCATTACAG GGAAATGAAAAATCTTTACGAAGGTTGCTTGATCATGAACTAGAAGTCATGGTGAATGTGCATGAAGTTCGTTTTCAGTATGAGAAGCAGAGACAAGA ACACACCAAATTGGAAGACGAGTTAGCCTTGTTAAAACAAACTGATCAGTTAGATTCTGACAGTAGTTCGCGAAAAGGAAAGAATGGACATTCCAG GTTGCATTTGATGTCACCACCACATGCAAGAATGGCAAGAATATCTTCTCTGGAGAACATGCTGAGCATATCTTCAAATGCATTAACGGCAATGGCTTCACAACTTTCGGATGCAGGAGAAAGAGAGCGTTCCTTAATCAGTCGAGGACACTGGAATCAATTACGCACAATGGGAGAAGCTAAGAATCTTCTTCAGTATATGTTTGCTACTACTGCGGAAGCAAG GTGCCGATTGTGGGATAAGGATATGGAAATTAAGGACTTAACGGACCAAATGAAGGAACTCATAAATCTACTGCAACAAAGTGAGGCTCAGATGAAAGAACTTGCTGAGGAACAAAAGATGAAAGAACAAGCTATTGCTATTGCCTTAGCTACATCGTCTTTG GGTGGCTCATGTACTTCATCAACACACTATTTGGACAACTCGAGTGGTCCTTTGTCTCCTATGTCACTTCCAGCACCAAAGCAACTAAAATTTACTCCTGGCATTGCTAATGCATCCGCCAGAGAGACTGCAGCATTTCTAGATCTTACACGGAAG ATGGTACCAGTTGGGCAGTTGTCAATGAAGAAACTGGTAGCTGCTGGACAAAATGGAAAACTCTGGAGGTGGAAGAGAAGTCATCATCAATGGTTATTACAGTTCAAATGGAAGTGGCAGAAGCCTTGGAAGCTCTCTGAATGGATTAAACACAGTGATGAGACAATCATGAGATCGAAGCCTCGTGCACAGCTCCTTGTTGATATGATATGA
- the LOC136230187 gene encoding kinesin-like protein KIN-4A isoform X2, which yields METSENCSVKVALHIRPLIGDERVQGCKECVIVTPGKPQVQIGTHFFTFDHVYGNDASPSSTMFEECVAPLVDGLFQGYNATVLAYGQTGSGKTYTMGTNFKDGSQTGLIPQVMNVLFNKIQTLKHHSEFQLHVSFIEILKEEVRDLLDSVSVTKSMTANGHSGKVSVPGRPPIQIRESSNGVITLAGSNEVAVSTLHEMAACLEQGSLCRATGSTNMNNQSSRSHAIFTITLEQIRKLHSVSPVNDNPDEDMGEEYICAKLHLVDLAGSERAKRTGSDGLRLKEGIHINRGLLALGNVISALGDDKKRKEGVHVPYRDSKLTRLLQDSLGGNSKTVMIACISPADINAEETLNTLKYANRARNIQNKLVVNRDLISNEVQQMRQQVRYLQAELCARGSPTDEVQVLKQRIAWLEASNKDLSRELHEYRSRRSVVEQCEIDSQEGHSNFARSDGLKRDFQSMDSSDYQINEETSGKNSGDIDEIAKEWEYALMQSTMDKELNELNRRLERKESEMKLFGEVDTEALKQHFRKKIMDLEEDKRVVQQERDCLLTKIENRAANSNGQTLKTQDIDSQKSKALEAQILDLKRKQENQVDLLKQKQRSEEAAKRLQAEIQHIKAQKVQLQHKIKQEAEQFRQWKASREKEVLQLRKEGRRNDYERHKLEAQHQRQKLVLQRKTEEATMATRRLKQLLEARKSSSRENSFNSNGHASLQGNEKSLRRLLDHELEVMVNVHEVRFQYEKQRQEHTKLEDELALLKQTDQLDSDSSSRKGKNGHSRLHLMSPPHARMARISSLENMLSISSNALTAMASQLSDAGERERSLISRGHWNQLRTMGEAKNLLQYMFATTAEARCRLWDKDMEIKDLTDQMKELINLLQQSEAQMKELAEEQKMKEQAIAIALATSSLITGWLMYFINTLFGQLEWSFVSYVTSSTKATKIYSWHC from the exons ATGGAGACATCGGAGAATTGTAGTGTTAAGGTTGCACTTCATATTCGTCCGCTTATCGGCGATGAACGCGTTCAAGGTTGCAAAGAATGTGTCATTGTTACACCTGGGAAGCCCCAG GTGCAAATTGGTAcacatttttttacttttgaccatgtatatggaaatgatgcttCTCCATCATCCACCATGTTTGAAGAATGTGTTGCTCCACTTGTTGATGGTTTGTTCCAAGGATACAACGCTACCGTGCTTGCATATGGTCAG ACAGGGTCGGGGAAAACATATACGATGGGGACTAACTTCAAAGATGGTAGCCAGACTGGATTGATTCCGCAAGTTATGAATGTATTGTTCAATAAGATTCAGACATTAAAGCATCACTCAGAATTTCAGTTGCATGTGTCATTTATTGAG ATTCTAAAAGAAGAAGTCAGAGACCTGCTGGATTCTGTATCTGTGACTAAATCAATGACTGCTAATGGACATTCTGGGAAAGTTTCTGTTCCTGGGAGGCCCCCAATACAAATTCGTGAATCGTCAAATGGAGTTATAACACTAGCAGGATCAAATGAAGTAGCTGTCAGTACATTGCATGAAATGGCTGCTTGCCTGGAGCAAGGATCATTATGCAGAGCAACAGGAAGTACAAATATGAACAACCAGTCTAG TCGGTCGCATGCAATATTCACGATCACATTAGAACAAATCCGCAAACTGCATTCAGTTTCTCCTGTTAATGACAATCCAGATGAGGATATGGGTGAGGAGTATATCTGTGCAAAGCTCCATTTGGTAGATCTAGCTGGATCTGAGCGAGCAAAGAGAACTGGTTCTGATGGTCTCCGTTTAAAAGAAG GCATACACATAAATAGGGGACTTCTTGCTCTTGGTAATGTCATCAGTGCACTTGGGGATGATAAAAAGCGGAAAGAAGGAGTTCATGTTCCATACCGAGATAGTAAACTGACTCGACTCTTGCAG GATTCACTTGGTGGAAACAGCAAGACTGTTATGATAG CTTGCATCAGTCCTGCTGATATCAATGCCGAGGAAACTCTGAACACTCTCAAATATGCAAATCGTGCTCGAAACATTCAGAATAAGCTTGTT GTCAATAGAGATTTAATATCCAATGAGGTGCAACAAATGCGCCAACAGGTAAGGTACCTACAAGCAGAACTTTGTGCTCGGGGTTCTCCAACAGATGAAGTCCAG GTCCTGAAGCAAAGGATTGCCTGGCTTGAGGCTAGCAATAAGGACCTTTCTCGAGAACTTCATGAATATCGCAGCCGTCGTTCTGTTGTAGAGCAGTGTGAAATTGATTCCCAA GAAGGCCATTCTAATTTTGCAAGAAGTGATGGACTGAAGAGGGACTTCCAAAGTATGGACTCATCTGACTATCAAATAAATGAAGAAACGTCAG GTAAAAATTCTGGGGATATTGATGAAATAGCAAAAGAGTGGGAGTATGCACTCATGCAAAGTACCATGGATAAAGAATTGAATGAGCTTAATAGGCGTTTAGAGCGAAAAGAG TCTGAGATGAAACTATTCGGAGAGGTTGACACTGAAGCTTTGAAACAGCATTTCAGGAAGAAAATCATGGACCTTGAGGAAGATAAAAGAGTTGTACAG CAAGAGCGAGATTGTTTGTTGACTAAAATTGAGAACCGTGCTGCAAATTCTAATGGTCAGACACTGAAGACACAAGATATTGATTCACAAAAATCGAAAGCACTGGAAGCACAA ATTTTAGATCTTAAAAGGAAACAAGAAAACCAGGTTGACCTTTTAAAGCAGAAACAAAGAAGTGAGGAAGCAGCAAAGCGGTTGCAAGCTGAAATACAACATATCAAGGCCCAAAAG GTTCAGCTGCAGCACAAGATAAAACAAGAAGCAGAACAATTTCGACAATGGAAAGCCTCAAGAGAGAAGGAAGTGCTTCAG CTAAGGAAGGAAGGCAGAAGAAATGACTACGAGCGACATAAACTTGAAGCACAACATCAGCGACAAAAATTG GTTCTTCAAAGAAAGACAGAAGAGGCAACAATGGCTACCAGAAGGTTGAAGCAGCTTTTGGAAGCTCGCAAGTCTTCATCGCGTGAAAACtctt TTAATTCCAATGGACATGCATCATTACAG GGAAATGAAAAATCTTTACGAAGGTTGCTTGATCATGAACTAGAAGTCATGGTGAATGTGCATGAAGTTCGTTTTCAGTATGAGAAGCAGAGACAAGA ACACACCAAATTGGAAGACGAGTTAGCCTTGTTAAAACAAACTGATCAGTTAGATTCTGACAGTAGTTCGCGAAAAGGAAAGAATGGACATTCCAG GTTGCATTTGATGTCACCACCACATGCAAGAATGGCAAGAATATCTTCTCTGGAGAACATGCTGAGCATATCTTCAAATGCATTAACGGCAATGGCTTCACAACTTTCGGATGCAGGAGAAAGAGAGCGTTCCTTAATCAGTCGAGGACACTGGAATCAATTACGCACAATGGGAGAAGCTAAGAATCTTCTTCAGTATATGTTTGCTACTACTGCGGAAGCAAG GTGCCGATTGTGGGATAAGGATATGGAAATTAAGGACTTAACGGACCAAATGAAGGAACTCATAAATCTACTGCAACAAAGTGAGGCTCAGATGAAAGAACTTGCTGAGGAACAAAAGATGAAAGAACAAGCTATTGCTATTGCCTTAGCTACATCGTCTTTG ATAACAGGGTGGCTCATGTACTTCATCAACACACTATTTGGACAACTCGAGTGGTCCTTTGTCTCCTATGTCACTTCCAGCACCAAAGCAACTAAAATTTACTCCTGGCATTGCTAA